cgcaatttagaaagtataaacgtgaaacttggtgatatatattctaatatatcatagaaggtatcctaaaaaaatcactttgatcggagctatatatagtatatatcccatataaccgatcgttcagatagaaaagtTTTCGGGCATTTCCCCCTtaattagaaagtataaacgtgaaactcggtgatatatattttaatatatcatagaagattttatgaaaaaatcactttgatcgaaactatatatagtatatatcacattcaaccgatccttcagatggaaagttttttggcaatttctctcttaatttccaatataaaaacgttaaacttggtgatatttatttaataatttgggaaaaatttaaacaacgtgacatcaggacggacaaggcgacagctgtttcgattataccttgtaaatctcttcaaagcattttctcccgggagtgggagtcgaacccgcactcctacgatggttgaaatgcttataaacgcattcagctacgtcatgccttagttgttgtaaagctttTCCAAATTGccttctaatatatcatattctaatatatcatagaacatttcatgaaaaaataatttcgatcggagctatatataatatatatcccatacaaccgatcgttcagatagaaaggtttttagccatttctcacttaattttcaatataaaaacgtgaaactttgtgatatatattctaatatatcatagaagatttcttttaaaaatcatttcgatcggagctatatataatatatatcccatacaaccggtcgtccagataagggggtttttgccattttttattttatatttatcttaaaaatcgtttaggtatgtacatctgttcactatatatttcttatcttatacatccgattatttggagattactaacgagataagattattgttcagccccattcatgaaaggtatgaagtcttcgaagacagccccgtccttacttgtttccaatTGCCTCTTTCATATATTCATATTTTCGTGTAGAAATTACTTTGTATATTTATAGTAGCGTTCCATAGATTCTAAACGCATGAGCttattttaatatgatttgactcATTTGTAGTCCATTTAATCGATTATTTGTCGATTTCCAGGAACTATTTAAATTTGGTCGCCTTACGACTAATTTATTGTTCTATAAGGATTCTTACGGACGCTACAGATATCGGAAATTCgtgagtattttttaaagaacaatTTATTTTATACATTAATATGGAACAAAAAAgtcaatcaaaattaatatttacACAAATAATatcaatattatatacatatacaatgttATATACATTCTCATGGCATCAAAAAAATTCATATGTATCATATGTTTCTTAGCCCAGTTGCAATATATTTCCCGTCTCGTTTCTTAATGCTTCAATGAGTGTACCGGAATCGAGATTCGGTCCCAATTCCGGCGACTGTCTCTCTGTAATACGACCGAGCGCGAAAGGCGGCGAATCGGAAGTTTTCAAGAAGTACGTACCGGTGAGGCTAAATACCAACATATTATTATGCGATTAATTTCACCTTCAAAGTTTTTACTTACATTTTGGGAAACTCTTACCTTTCATCCACGTAATATCCCATCAAAGCGTCATTTGATTGCAGATTACACAAACCGAAGACGTAAGAAAACAAATTCTGGCATTGACTTGCCCAAAATTCATTTGTTGGTATAATTGATTGAGCATAAAAACGAGGAGCTCGATCATGATTACAGCTACCAGTATCTGAAGAAAGaataaaggaaaagagatagagtGTTGAGACTCGGCCGAGATTTAGCCAACATATCTCCACAAGGGATGGTATAGCACTAAACGAATGAACTTGAGCTATGGTTCTGCAGCTtacgtacacattttttttttttgttgcgacGGCGCCTTTTTTTGTCTACCAAGAGATGCGACTGCAAGCGGGTACTTATTTTCTGCGAATCATCATATATTTAATAACAATTCTAAAGCACGAGCTTTGCGCTGATTTTGGAACCCGCTTCCTTTAATTGATCTTCCATGAGAAGCTATTCAAACTGCGGAGAATTGTAATTCCATATATGACGACCATCGCAAACATATCTAAAAGTATGGTATGGCAATTTGAAACCAAACGCTAGAGAGAACAATTTGGCCTGAACAAAGAGGCGAAAAAGGTGGATTGTACGGGAACGAAGTTAAGATGAATTAATTGCTGTCATGGAATAGGTGCATACGAGCCTGAGTAGCCACGCCATTGCTGGCGGATATAAACTGCTAACTTTGAATGTTTTCGTCTATCTGGGAATCGATATTAGGAGTGAAAGCGATTTCAAAGTCGAAACCAAATTAAGAATCTAAATTATGCGCGACTCCTGGGAAGTGTGCTTTGTTTTTCAGCGACTGTTGAAAACGTGGTTCTAATAACGGAGTTGACCAAGCATGAATGTTTGAAGGAAACCACCGATTATGCTTAGATGCTTGGTAATAACTCAGCATGTGGTGCTCATACATATCATGATAGTTTTAAGTTCGgagttttggcaggcctgcaacTTTTACCAGTGGATGTACATCGGGAACTCATATTAGTGACGCATAACACAAAATATGCCGgcatttctttgtattttcctCAAGTCTTTCAAGGAAATGACTTGACGAGTTTGTTGCAAATCTGCTACGGAAGCAATTGTTGATGTATGTGTGTTGAAGTAGGGAGTAGAGAAAATGTTCGATCGTCACATCTCTGACAGTCGGTAGTATGGTTACTCAGTTGTTGTTTCAAGACCAATGTCATGAAAAATGTGGCCGTATATTTAGTCGCTTACAGCCCAGATTACgctattacttacttaattagcacTCAAGcgctaaaataatttttttccgctGAACAAATCACGACAATCCTTCTTCGCTCTTTGCCTAGCGCTAAGGAAACTAAAATCGTTATCCACCTGAACCTTTTAACGAAGTGGGGGCTCCCGATACCCCTGCTTCAATAGGTGTGTACCGCTAAAAAATATGCAATGCGCGATAAAGCTCTGAGAAAATGTATGCCGAGTTTCTGTTCCGAAACTCGGTCTCCCTTGAGGATGCGTGAAAAGGGATATTTTCTGAATTACAACACTCACCCGGTTCAGTTTCACAACCAGGTTGAACTCTTCCAAGATTAGGATAGAAATCGATATGCCCCATCGAACTCAGCATGCCTCGCTCGAAAACATCTGTATGTATAACATCGACAAAATCGGCATCGTCTTTACTCAATTTTCGATCGTTGCCAGCTAAAATGAAAAGAGGTTTTGCGGGATCTAAACCTAAAAAAAGTTAAAGATTGAGTCCGCGGCTCCTTCTACATCTAAGCAAATAGTTAAATGGGCTCTTACCTGTTATgtgctttaatttttttgtcaCATAATTTGCCGTTTGTCCTGCAACTTGGCCGCCTAAACTAAAACCGATGACATGAAAATCTTCAATTGGCACAATATCTCGCTCAACAAGATTATTTATCAATTGCGCCAGACAACGGCTAACCAACGGAAGATTTTCCACAGCTTGAGCATAACAGGGTTCGCGTACCAAGGGACCATAATCGATTGAGATGACATAAACATCTTCGTACTCTAGTAAGACTGGCCTTATATAAGAGTTTGGTGCATAATCACGATATCCTGTATAGCCATGTATGAGAATCTTCACTGGACGACGTATGGGAAAGTCTGTTTTTTGTAAGTTAAGTGGATCGAGTAGTACGGGCTCGTTTGCTGTGCCactgaaatatttattttttgtaggATAAAGGAGATGTATTGTTTCTATAATTTCCCACTCACTTTGTATACAGCCAAAAGGTAACATCTTTATTGGGACACTCTCCTTCCACGACAACACAACTGGGATCGAAAAGTCCCGCAATGGCACCTTGCAAGGCATTGGCGCCAAATACTTGCTgaactaaagaaaaaaaaatttataaaatcttagaaaacatatttcaaaagtcATCTCATCGGCATACTTTGGCACAGCAAAACCGTTAATAAGATGCAAATAATTCGCATTTTACCGTTTTCAAATTGAATATCGTCGATGAGCGCGTTAAGCTTGCAATTGTCTGATAAACTTTGCACTTGGCATGCTTATATAAAAACTCAGCGCGTTTTGGCATAAAACTTGTTATCTAAATTTGCAATACAATTGCAACTAATTGCTCATTAGGAGAAAAAAACGTTATCTATCTAAAAATATGAAACGCTTGTTTGAATTATAGCTAtatttaaattttggaaaaattattcGACACTTTCTAATATTAGTCATAATTATGATTTTTACCGTTTTTTCGTCTGGACCTGTTTTTGGCTTGCTAAAGCCCACCGCTGATCTAGGAGAAGTTTCAGTGGCTTACTGTCAACTTAATTTCGATATGTGCCACCGCTATAGACTTCGACTtatttgtaaatatgtacataagtagtTCACTGTCAAGTTGGTTTCGTAATGGATATCAACAAGTTGGCATGCGGGTATagcttttttattcaattttatgtaTTAGAGCCAATTCTCAGTGACATATGTCAAAGTGTATTTGGCAGCTTTTGATGACTGATAATTTGTTATATATACATCAATGATTGACCATAATTATTGCTCAACTGTCTGAACGAGCACCCTTACAAAAAGAGGTTACAAAGTAATAACAAGATTAGCATAACCGGAGTCCTAAAAACTGCCCCGACAGctgcattgcatgccattcttcacatcccgcctgcagacctaatgaaCAAAAATATCGCTTAAGTCCTCGGGGCAGCTTAAGTGCGGGCAGAATATACCTATGGTACCGTACCTAAGATTCAAAATATATCTGCGGCTAAAATTGAGTCGGAGAACTGGCGCCAGATTGCAGAGagggcagaacatactatacacgtgtataccgaggGTTccaaattatagccgtgaagaaagcagcagaaattctggaggaagtcTTCTTAAGCTGCCTTCGCGTCAATAattattgatagtcaggcggctattaatctcacacagtactttatCCAGAAGTGTCCTGAAATTCAGGGGCTTGGAAAAACTtcactcaggccggaccatacatctgtacTCCGTCATAAATGGACAGAAGGTAACAAAAAGgccaatgagttggcaaaggagggtgcagtaATCGCTGTATCGACGGtaaacgtcccaatccgtttggaagaaattaaaaagaaagaggagtggcatatgatccatcaagcaggaaaggcgtgaacgGAAGCGCGGACTGTaccatttctaagatcatgtgcaaataatacaaaattaatttttgtaaatattttttttttttaattttgcatacaaattggcgagatgggacctacatattttatgctgagtccgaacggcatctgcaagcagatgaattttcgcttaGAAACTTTTTATGACAAAAACACACTCAGAGCATTTGGCAAACCGCTGCTGAGGGGCGAAACTACGGACCTTGGTCCCaggaccttgttgttgttgtaacaaggACCTTCCCAGGACCTTCGTTCCCAATAACGTTCCGACTGTGTTGTTGTCGGGATCGCTGCAACAAGAGAGTAATTGGAATATTATGAACAACATTTAAAACAGGTAAGTTAACCAAATCTTTTACAATAACAGTTGTAAACAACCATTCAATTACAGCTGGACTAATTTGGAATCCTGAAATGAGAACGGAAAGGAATGGAAGGAAaaggaaacgaaagaaaaaaaatatacggAAATGAAAAATAGGAGGGGCGTGTGGGAGGAAGAAAGAAAATATAAGGAGTCAAAGTCGGACGGTGTGTTATCAATTTCGTATAGAAGCGGTAACAGTTTTTTATAGatggagttatcggtttgttatatgcaagctatagacgagttatcgacttgttgtcgaagttttataaatttgcaaTCGATAAAAAAGGTGATCATTAGGAAACTGATGAGCTATCAGTTTTATCAAAaggctatcgatttattatacaAGAAGTCGATTACTTATAGAAATGTTGTAGATATGTTAACAAAATAGTTTTCGATATGTTATCGGAAAGTCGTCGATTAAttattcctcgtgttccaatgaaacgtgatccagatacggatggagaattaacaacaacaatgtgacccatatggatcaatttgttgttgcatttgcatgttaaatttttatccataTCTCAATCATGCTTCACTGGAACGTAACAATTGATTATTTatccaaaaaatatcgatataTTTGCCATTAATAACAATGGATATCAATAAGTTACTAACTTTATCGAGTtaatggtttgttatcgaaaatttatcgatttatcatCGAAAGATTAGCGATAATTTatcgaaagttatcgatatgttacatAAAAGTTATAAACGAGTTAATGATAAGTTATCCAGACATTGTCGTTTGACAACTGAACGTTTCCGATGTGTTCTCGATTGTAGAtcttttttcgaaaagttatcgattagttatctAAAAGTTATCCATTTGACATACAAAGTAATCGATATTTTATCGGAGTGATACCTATTTTTGATTGccgtgttatcggtttgttattgacgACTGGTCGGTTTTTTACGGATTAA
The DNA window shown above is from Eurosta solidaginis isolate ZX-2024a chromosome 2, ASM4086904v1, whole genome shotgun sequence and carries:
- the LOC137242806 gene encoding pancreatic triacylglycerol lipase-like, whose amino-acid sequence is MRIICILLTVLLCQIQQVFGANALQGAIAGLFDPSCVVVEGECPNKDVTFWLYTNGTANEPVLLDPLNLQKTDFPIRRPVKILIHGYTGYRDYAPNSYIRPVLLEYEDVYVISIDYGPLVREPCYAQAVENLPLVSRCLAQLINNLVERDIVPIEDFHVIGFSLGGQVAGQTANYVTKKLKHITGLDPAKPLFILAGNDRKLSKDDADFVDVIHTDVFERGMLSSMGHIDFYPNLGRVQPGCETEPDTGSCNHDRAPRFYAQSIIPTNEFWASQCQNLFSYVFGLCNLQSNDALMGYYVDESLTGTYFLKTSDSPPFALGRITERQSPELGPNLDSGTLIEALRNETGNILQLG